The Flavobacterium sp. 123 genome contains a region encoding:
- a CDS encoding gliding motility-associated C-terminal domain-containing protein yields the protein MKVFSKTLLSFLSYSRLLVLFLFISSFNGYSQNIISIPFSNGFVGNNVANNKATTSYYLTTLGWSNVQFVQNSPSGVFVAQGNDIIGTVLITDSSGTEVAIQGIVKWRAPSGSTITTPVFQPTTGTNVSLSTTNLGPYTITDTKYIGLTYNGATLSISPEPGDVTGNAATTGILDSFNTYLGTLSKISISDVSVSEGAGTATVTVSLSAASANAITVNYATSDVSATAGFDYTAKTGALTFAPGETSKTISVSIIDDVDKENLETFNVVLTDATNAAVIDGTGIVSIADNDGSIFVSGVIHSFSSCSGSASDTQSFTVSGTSLTGDLIIAAPTGYEISLTSGSGFTDSLSLPPSDGIVSSTIIYVRLKSDAINGSSGDITINSIGKIQRTITLSSAVVYPVSVAGSISGATPVCSGTNSTVLTVSGYTGTIQWQSSTDNSTFTNISGETSSTYTATNLTTTTYYRAVVTSGLCTSATTSAVVVTVNPIPVIANKTATICSGSTFTVTPANETDVVPAGTLYTWTYTDNVNVTGEANNDGSGFIGESNTNDPGWNYGFGDSYMMGDGGWMNNPQDVGQSFTATQSATLTAITVKFPYIDYSGNATLTVYSGAGNTGSVLSTQTISVDTAGEITYTLATPVNTISGQVYTFVLYSYPEMGARLTISQDLYSGGTSYVYQGLTGGAGGYDLYFKTHYGTSPSSTISGTLTNISNTDQNVVYSVTPVSSQGCSGTPFNVTVTVNPTSVAGTITGAAAVCSGTNSTVLTLSGKTGNVVKWQSSATSDFSGTVTDINSTSTTYTATNLAATTYYRAVVQSGSCASATTSAVVVTVNPIPVIANKTATICSGSTFTVTPANETDIVPAGTLYTWTYTDNVNVTGEQNNIGESTTRDPFGSYIFGDLSGMDGGIRDVGQSFTATQTSNLDQIIVYFDRILSPGSATLKVYSGAGISGSLLSTQAVTINTIGENTFTLATPISTISGQVYTFVFNTTVGMEAGINVSSNAYSGGKVYLYDSGVESNEPTDLYFKTHYTSSAISGTLTNTSTTNQNVVYSVTPVSNGCSGTPFNVTVTVNPTTVAGTITGAATVCSGINSTLLTLGGNTGSVVKWQSSETSDFSGTVTDINSTSTTYTATNLAATTYYRAVVTSGSCASATTDAVTVTVNPLPVATIYGVNTICEGNTIVLSATASSSDINYTAVKSPEEITSNSSSGWQSFTSGVTGNLTKVSFGFKNTSNTSSFIAKLNIYSGEGTTGTKLVSQYVTINQPTTGFVSQDFILNSPVALTANAVYTAELVASATTNKISFLNTDASGNPSGGTSNVNSSTDYYFTNEVIPSPSNLSFQWQVNTGTGFTNVVTNGTNQFISPAIAGDYKVTITDTTTGCSNTSAAKTVTVDPKPIANAGADVQICGTNAASYQLVNASTTNTSTIYWFSNGTGTFSSQSIAQPTYTPSAADIIAGSVNLTMVVSGSGTCASEVGFDQMKLSFALAPKANAGLDATVCSNGSFNTAATATNGTVLWTTSGNGSFNNATLENPIYTPGSNDITAGTVTLTMTVTGSVAGCTSEASSDTVVLTVTPTATAYAGPSEVAVCTGLSYTASNAVATNKTSILWTTSGNGSFNDATQEKPIYTPSSDDIAAGSVVLTMTVTGNASCNAVAEIRLLFSPVPTANAGTNDGICSDATFTTVGTASGGTIKWTTSGEGSFDDDTALNAVYTPASTDTVVTLTMTVTGTNECETLAPIVDTMVLTVSPAPTADAGPTTASMCSNSTYQTQGAATNGAITWSTSGTGTFSDSTIANPIYTPSEADKLAENVTLTIKVVGNSGSCVGNIKTDSIELTISPNPTVNAGPATAIICGGTTYQTQGTATNGAIKWTTSGSGTFNNDTIATPIYTPGVTETSGTVTLTMTVTGLNGCALDVPTDTVVLSIFTTTAVVTSSNVSCNDGADGFASVVASGGTTPYTYVWYKGTTRLSQTGNELPNLLAGDYSCVVTDVNGCSVTKLFTITQPTALAVTSSQTNITTNNGTDGSAKVVVTGGTAPYTYSWSPSGGTTDTATDLSAGNYTCTIVDAKGCSILQEFSITEPSAFSATTTSTNITCNGTLNGTATVTATGGRLPYTYLWSNNATTSSITGLAPNTYTCTITENNGAGISITKSFNITQPSVLVASTLQTNVGINGQNTGSATVNVSGGTAPYTYSWDNSASISATASNLAAGNYVCTITDANGCVLTKDFTITQPAIFAVNSGSTIATNILCFGSATGTATVVVTGGVAPYVYSWSPNVSTGASASNLVAGTYVCTITDANGATVTKNFTITQPSSTLSATAVSSAISCYGGTITASVTASGGVGPYTYLWSPSGGNSSAATLSAGSYICTITDANGCIVTKNFTITQPTSALSATTNQTNIAVYGASTGSATVTVLGGTAPYSYAWSQGGTAATVSNLIAGDYTCVITDAKGCSVTKNFAITQATSMIASVANTNVSCYGGNDGSAIVSNVSGGSSNYTYLWSPSGGNTPVASGLSAGTYTCYITDSNGAFITKTVTITQPNAALSATIAKVDPTVNGASTGSASVSVSGGTPEYTYSWSNGASTPVATGLEAGTYTCTITDAKGCSINKSIVLYQPTALVVNTAKTDVSCNGGANGTAGVSASGGVLPYTYVWSPSVGLGATLSGLSSGTYSCTVTDANGASVQKTINILEPAALSTSVSQLNVGCNGLASGSATVTVTGGVSPYTYSWYPSGGITATASNLVAGNYSCVVTDSNGCTVTRNITISQAPILSATTSKVDVKCNADNTGSATVSVTGGNPSYSYLWSNGETTPTASNLAAGSYSCTITDANGCSLVKNFTINQPSVLSATVSQTNVICFGQATGSASVTVSGGVSPYTYSWSPSGGNFASANNLVAGTYTCTITDTNDCILVKTFTISESEQIPTPISNAGPSTASICAGLTYQTDGTASGGVILWTSSGSGTFDSPASANAIYTPSAADKATGTVVLTMTVTPPGNCNIPTASDSVVLTIYPVSAGGIVAGTSTVCTGTNSTTLKLSEYTGSIQWQSSTNNSTFEDIPSANAATYTVSNLTTTTYYRAVLTSGVCSSSESSVATITVSPSSVAGVISGGTSVCSGTNSTTLSLAGNLGAIQWQSSTDNVTFNDIVGATSTTYSATNLTTTKYYRVAVRNSVCSVAYSTSAIIAVNPIPVADAGPATTIICGGSPFTASANAQNGTVIWSIVSGTGTFANATIANAIYTPSIADIANGSVTLRMTVTGSSLGCGENSASDTIVININAPAAPTANATQNICYAGSPKVSNLKTTMGLGVKWYLNSIGGSALDPNTNLVSGTTYYGTQTVSGCESIARTAVYVNLTCALTAVTDNFTPINGYTGGITPSVLNNDLLNGAQVVPSEIILSGVTIPSGFVLNANGTVTVLPGTASGVYNLTYKICEVANPSNCSQVVTNIVVSTTTIIAQSDAFGPLNGVKGETTLSVLNNDYLNSVIVSPLEINLSAVITPSGLTLNANGTITIAPGTPSGIYELKYKIAEKLNPTNTSQTIAAITVGACLDFPINDCDGDGVTNGQELIDATDPSDACSLKFASQTVETLTAWNDADCDGDGVTNAQEVIDGTDPTDMCAFIFSNSTVSTLAVWNNSDCDGDGVKNGQEVIDATDPNDLCSLNPVHISEETSLAWNNADCDGDGVKNNQEILDGTNPTDLCSFNPNHITLATTSAWKAADCDGDGVTNGQEILDGTNPTDLCLFVEANQTVTTSNLWNNSDCDGDGVTNRKEILDGTDSLDLCSFVLSHQTVLSNQIWNNSDCDGDGVINAREVADKTDPIDPCSLIATNQTLGTSDSWDNLDCDGDGVTNGQEIKDKTDVNNYCSSVPANVTLPLSMQFLDDDCDGDGIINSTEIGPDPKLPSNYNGNEIPDYLEVNNSTDPKDDLKVFQSLTPNGNGENDVFVISNIDLFPNNTVTVFNRWGVIVYQEDGYGTNDRYFRGYSDGQCTMDRGVGLPAGTYFYQIRYTTNEGIQKTSTGYLFINK from the coding sequence ATGAAAGTATTTTCTAAAACACTATTATCTTTTTTAAGTTACTCTAGACTGTTAGTACTGTTTCTTTTTATAAGCAGTTTTAACGGTTATAGTCAGAATATAATTTCAATTCCTTTTTCCAATGGTTTTGTTGGAAATAATGTTGCTAATAATAAAGCCACAACAAGTTATTATCTCACAACTTTGGGTTGGTCAAATGTTCAGTTTGTCCAAAATTCTCCATCAGGAGTTTTTGTTGCACAAGGGAATGATATTATAGGTACGGTTTTAATAACAGACTCTTCAGGAACAGAAGTAGCAATTCAAGGAATTGTGAAATGGAGAGCGCCGAGTGGTAGTACCATTACCACTCCAGTATTTCAGCCAACAACTGGGACTAATGTTAGTTTAAGTACTACTAATTTAGGTCCTTATACTATTACGGATACAAAATATATTGGGTTAACTTATAATGGAGCTACTTTATCTATTTCGCCAGAGCCTGGTGACGTAACAGGTAATGCAGCAACTACAGGTATTTTAGACAGTTTTAATACTTATTTAGGTACTTTATCTAAAATATCTATCAGTGATGTTTCTGTTTCTGAAGGTGCTGGAACAGCTACTGTTACGGTATCTTTATCTGCGGCAAGTGCAAATGCAATTACAGTAAATTATGCTACTTCTGATGTTAGTGCAACTGCAGGATTTGATTATACGGCTAAAACAGGGGCATTGACTTTTGCTCCAGGTGAAACTTCAAAAACAATATCGGTTTCCATTATAGATGATGTTGATAAAGAAAATTTAGAGACATTTAATGTGGTGTTAACGGATGCTACTAATGCTGCAGTTATTGATGGAACAGGAATTGTTAGTATAGCAGATAATGATGGTTCAATATTTGTTTCAGGAGTAATACATTCATTTTCATCTTGCTCAGGTTCAGCTTCAGATACGCAAAGTTTTACGGTTTCAGGAACTAGTTTAACGGGAGATTTAATTATAGCAGCTCCTACAGGTTATGAAATTTCATTGACTTCGGGTTCTGGTTTTACAGATTCATTAAGTTTACCTCCATCAGATGGAATAGTTTCTAGTACAATTATTTATGTCAGATTAAAATCTGATGCTATAAACGGTTCTTCAGGTGATATTACTATTAATTCAATAGGTAAAATACAGAGAACTATTACATTATCATCAGCTGTAGTTTATCCAGTTTCTGTGGCTGGAAGTATTTCTGGAGCAACTCCAGTATGTTCTGGGACAAATAGTACGGTATTAACAGTATCGGGTTATACTGGAACAATTCAATGGCAGTCTTCAACAGATAATAGTACTTTCACAAACATTTCGGGAGAGACTTCATCAACTTATACTGCTACTAATTTAACTACTACTACTTATTATAGAGCAGTAGTGACAAGTGGTCTTTGTACTTCAGCTACTACTAGTGCTGTAGTTGTGACTGTTAATCCAATACCAGTTATTGCCAATAAAACCGCAACAATTTGTTCAGGATCTACTTTTACAGTTACTCCTGCCAATGAAACAGATGTTGTGCCAGCAGGGACTCTTTATACTTGGACCTATACAGACAATGTAAATGTAACTGGGGAGGCTAATAATGATGGTTCAGGATTTATTGGAGAATCAAATACAAACGATCCAGGATGGAATTACGGATTTGGAGATTCTTATATGATGGGAGATGGAGGCTGGATGAATAATCCGCAAGATGTGGGGCAATCCTTTACAGCAACTCAAAGCGCAACATTAACGGCTATAACTGTAAAATTTCCTTATATTGATTATAGTGGTAATGCTACACTTACGGTATATTCTGGAGCTGGTAATACAGGAAGTGTTTTGTCTACTCAAACCATTTCAGTTGATACAGCGGGTGAAATTACCTATACACTTGCTACACCTGTAAATACGATTAGTGGTCAAGTATATACTTTCGTATTATATTCTTATCCTGAAATGGGTGCAAGACTTACTATTTCACAAGATTTGTATAGTGGAGGAACATCTTATGTCTATCAGGGTCTTACAGGAGGTGCAGGAGGTTATGACTTATATTTTAAAACGCATTATGGTACAAGTCCATCCTCAACAATTTCGGGGACATTAACTAATATATCTAACACAGATCAAAATGTTGTTTATTCAGTAACCCCAGTTTCTTCTCAAGGTTGCTCAGGTACGCCATTTAATGTTACAGTTACCGTAAACCCAACATCAGTTGCTGGAACCATTACAGGTGCAGCAGCGGTTTGTTCTGGAACAAATAGTACTGTATTAACTTTATCTGGAAAAACAGGAAATGTAGTTAAGTGGCAATCGTCAGCAACTTCGGATTTTTCGGGAACTGTAACTGATATCAATTCTACAAGTACAACTTATACTGCGACTAATTTAGCTGCTACTACTTATTATAGAGCAGTGGTTCAAAGTGGTAGTTGTGCTTCAGCTACTACTAGTGCTGTAGTTGTGACTGTTAATCCAATACCAGTTATTGCCAATAAAACCGCAACAATTTGTTCAGGATCTACTTTTACAGTTACTCCTGCCAATGAAACAGATATAGTTCCAGCAGGAACACTTTATACTTGGACCTATACAGACAATGTAAATGTAACAGGTGAACAAAATAATATTGGGGAATCAACAACTAGAGATCCATTTGGTTCCTATATTTTTGGTGATTTGTCTGGTATGGATGGTGGTATAAGGGATGTAGGTCAATCTTTTACAGCTACACAAACAAGTAATTTAGATCAAATAATAGTATATTTTGATAGAATTTTATCTCCAGGAAGTGCAACATTAAAAGTATATTCGGGAGCAGGTATTTCAGGAAGTCTATTATCAACCCAAGCAGTTACAATCAATACTATAGGTGAAAATACTTTTACTTTGGCAACACCAATTAGCACAATTAGTGGTCAGGTATATACTTTTGTTTTTAACACTACAGTGGGGATGGAAGCAGGTATTAATGTAAGCTCAAATGCCTATAGCGGAGGTAAAGTTTATCTCTATGATTCAGGTGTTGAAAGTAACGAACCTACGGATTTATATTTTAAGACCCATTATACATCATCGGCAATTTCTGGAACATTAACAAATACTTCAACTACAAATCAAAATGTTGTTTATTCGGTAACACCTGTTTCTAATGGTTGCTCAGGTACTCCATTTAATGTAACGGTTACCGTAAACCCAACAACAGTTGCGGGAACAATTACAGGAGCTGCAACGGTATGTTCTGGAATCAATAGTACATTGTTGACTTTAGGAGGAAACACTGGATCTGTAGTTAAATGGCAATCATCAGAAACATCAGATTTTTCAGGAACTGTAACAGATATCAATTCTACAAGTACAACTTATACCGCGACTAATTTAGCTGCTACTACTTATTATAGAGCAGTGGTAACAAGTGGTAGTTGTGCTTCAGCTACTACTGATGCTGTAACCGTAACGGTTAATCCTTTGCCAGTTGCTACGATTTATGGGGTTAATACTATTTGCGAAGGCAATACAATTGTATTAAGTGCTACAGCAAGCAGTTCAGATATTAACTATACCGCTGTTAAAAGTCCTGAAGAAATTACTTCAAATTCTTCTTCGGGTTGGCAATCATTTACAAGTGGCGTGACTGGAAATTTAACTAAAGTAAGTTTTGGTTTTAAGAATACTTCTAATACTTCTTCATTTATAGCCAAATTAAATATTTATTCAGGTGAAGGTACTACAGGTACAAAATTGGTTTCACAATATGTAACGATTAATCAGCCTACAACTGGTTTTGTTTCTCAGGATTTTATATTAAATAGTCCAGTTGCCTTAACTGCAAATGCAGTATATACAGCGGAATTAGTAGCATCAGCTACTACTAATAAAATCAGTTTTTTAAATACTGATGCTTCAGGAAATCCTTCAGGAGGAACATCAAATGTAAATAGTAGTACAGATTATTATTTTACCAATGAAGTGATTCCGTCACCTTCAAATTTGAGTTTCCAATGGCAGGTTAATACAGGTACTGGATTTACGAATGTTGTTACAAATGGCACAAATCAATTCATTTCACCTGCAATAGCTGGTGATTATAAAGTTACAATTACTGATACTACAACTGGTTGTTCTAACACCAGTGCTGCAAAAACAGTTACTGTAGATCCGAAACCAATTGCTAATGCTGGTGCTGATGTACAAATATGTGGAACTAATGCAGCTTCATACCAACTTGTTAATGCAAGTACTACAAACACATCAACCATTTATTGGTTTTCTAATGGTACGGGTACTTTTAGTAGTCAATCTATTGCTCAACCTACTTATACTCCTTCAGCTGCTGATATTATAGCAGGTTCAGTAAATTTAACAATGGTGGTAAGTGGTTCTGGAACTTGTGCATCCGAAGTAGGTTTCGATCAAATGAAACTTAGTTTTGCATTGGCACCAAAAGCAAATGCCGGACTTGATGCTACGGTTTGTTCAAATGGTAGTTTTAACACAGCTGCGACTGCAACAAATGGTACGGTACTTTGGACGACTTCAGGAAATGGAAGTTTTAATAATGCAACATTAGAAAATCCAATTTACACACCTGGTTCAAATGATATCACAGCAGGTACAGTTACTTTAACCATGACCGTTACTGGTTCAGTGGCAGGTTGTACTTCTGAGGCTTCTTCTGATACCGTTGTATTGACTGTAACGCCAACAGCCACTGCTTACGCAGGCCCTTCTGAAGTCGCTGTTTGTACAGGCTTATCCTATACTGCAAGCAATGCAGTAGCAACGAATAAAACATCAATTTTGTGGACAACTTCAGGAAATGGAAGTTTTAATGATGCTACACAAGAAAAACCTATTTATACTCCTTCATCTGACGATATAGCAGCTGGTTCTGTAGTATTAACAATGACTGTAACTGGAAATGCATCATGTAACGCAGTTGCTGAAATTAGATTATTATTCTCTCCTGTTCCTACTGCAAATGCAGGAACTAACGACGGAATATGTTCAGATGCTACTTTTACAACAGTTGGAACCGCTAGCGGTGGTACGATTAAATGGACTACTTCAGGAGAAGGGTCATTCGATGATGATACCGCTTTAAATGCAGTTTATACACCTGCTTCAACGGATACTGTTGTTACCTTAACAATGACTGTTACTGGTACAAATGAATGTGAAACATTAGCACCAATTGTTGATACAATGGTATTAACAGTTTCACCTGCACCTACTGCAGATGCAGGACCTACAACAGCAAGTATGTGTTCAAACAGTACGTATCAAACGCAAGGAGCAGCTACTAATGGAGCTATCACTTGGTCTACTTCAGGTACAGGTACATTTAGCGATAGTACTATAGCAAATCCTATTTATACACCAAGTGAAGCAGATAAATTAGCCGAAAATGTTACATTAACAATTAAAGTTGTTGGTAATTCAGGAAGTTGTGTAGGAAATATTAAAACGGATTCAATCGAATTAACAATTTCGCCAAATCCAACTGTAAATGCAGGACCTGCTACAGCGATAATATGTGGAGGAACTACTTATCAAACACAAGGAACTGCTACAAATGGTGCTATAAAATGGACAACATCAGGTTCAGGAACCTTTAATAATGATACTATTGCTACACCTATATATACACCAGGCGTAACGGAAACTTCAGGCACAGTTACACTTACTATGACTGTTACTGGTCTTAATGGATGTGCTCTTGATGTACCAACAGATACGGTTGTTTTATCTATTTTTACTACCACTGCAGTAGTTACGTCTAGTAATGTAAGTTGTAATGATGGAGCGGATGGTTTTGCTTCAGTTGTTGCTTCAGGTGGTACAACACCTTATACGTATGTTTGGTATAAAGGAACTACTAGATTAAGCCAAACAGGAAATGAACTTCCAAATTTACTAGCTGGAGATTACAGTTGTGTCGTTACAGATGTGAATGGATGTTCAGTAACTAAATTATTTACAATAACACAGCCAACTGCTTTAGCGGTTACATCATCTCAAACTAATATAACTACAAATAATGGTACTGATGGAAGTGCAAAAGTCGTAGTTACTGGAGGAACAGCGCCATATACATATTCTTGGTCACCTTCTGGAGGAACAACAGATACAGCTACTGATTTGTCCGCAGGGAATTATACTTGTACTATAGTAGATGCAAAAGGTTGTTCCATTTTACAGGAATTTAGCATAACAGAACCAAGTGCTTTCTCTGCTACTACTACTTCTACTAATATTACTTGTAATGGCACTTTAAATGGTACAGCCACAGTTACAGCTACAGGTGGTAGATTACCATATACTTATTTATGGTCTAATAATGCTACAACATCCTCTATTACAGGATTAGCCCCTAATACTTATACTTGTACGATTACTGAAAATAATGGTGCTGGGATTTCAATAACCAAATCTTTCAACATAACTCAGCCATCAGTATTGGTAGCAAGTACTTTGCAAACTAATGTTGGAATCAACGGGCAAAACACAGGTTCAGCTACAGTTAATGTTTCTGGAGGTACTGCACCATACACTTATTCTTGGGATAATTCAGCTAGTATATCTGCAACTGCTTCTAATTTAGCTGCTGGTAATTATGTATGTACTATAACAGATGCAAATGGGTGTGTTTTAACTAAAGACTTTACAATAACACAACCTGCTATTTTTGCAGTTAACTCTGGTTCAACAATTGCAACAAATATATTATGTTTTGGTTCTGCTACCGGAACAGCTACAGTTGTAGTGACAGGGGGAGTTGCGCCATACGTGTATTCATGGTCTCCAAATGTGTCAACAGGAGCATCCGCTTCTAATTTAGTTGCTGGGACTTATGTATGTACAATTACGGATGCTAATGGAGCAACTGTGACTAAAAACTTTACAATTACACAACCATCATCTACTTTAAGCGCTACTGCAGTTTCTTCTGCAATTTCTTGTTATGGAGGAACTATTACAGCCAGTGTTACCGCGTCTGGAGGAGTTGGGCCTTATACTTATTTATGGTCACCATCAGGAGGAAATTCAAGTGCCGCTACTTTAAGTGCAGGATCTTATATTTGTACTATTACAGATGCGAATGGTTGTATCGTCACTAAAAACTTTACAATTACGCAACCTACATCCGCATTAAGTGCGACCACTAACCAAACAAATATTGCTGTTTATGGAGCTTCAACGGGATCAGCTACTGTTACTGTTTTAGGCGGTACAGCTCCATATAGCTATGCTTGGTCACAAGGCGGTACAGCTGCAACAGTTTCAAACTTAATTGCTGGGGATTATACTTGTGTTATAACAGATGCTAAGGGTTGTTCAGTGACTAAAAATTTTGCAATCACTCAAGCTACTTCAATGATAGCCTCGGTGGCAAATACTAATGTGAGTTGCTACGGAGGAAATGACGGATCAGCAATAGTATCTAATGTATCTGGTGGATCTTCAAATTATACTTATTTATGGTCTCCTTCAGGAGGCAATACACCAGTGGCATCAGGATTGAGTGCTGGTACTTATACTTGTTACATTACGGATTCTAATGGTGCTTTTATAACTAAAACGGTTACTATAACTCAACCGAATGCAGCTCTTTCTGCAACAATAGCTAAAGTTGATCCTACAGTTAATGGAGCTTCGACTGGTTCAGCTTCGGTATCTGTTTCAGGAGGAACGCCTGAATATACTTACTCATGGTCTAATGGCGCGTCAACTCCTGTTGCGACAGGTTTAGAAGCCGGTACATATACTTGTACAATTACGGATGCAAAAGGGTGTTCTATAAATAAATCAATTGTACTTTATCAACCTACAGCTTTAGTTGTAAATACTGCTAAAACAGATGTAAGTTGTAATGGTGGGGCAAATGGTACTGCTGGAGTTTCGGCTTCTGGAGGAGTATTACCATATACTTATGTTTGGTCACCTTCTGTAGGTTTAGGTGCTACTTTAAGCGGTTTGTCTTCAGGAACTTATAGTTGTACTGTTACAGATGCTAATGGAGCTAGTGTTCAAAAAACAATCAATATATTAGAACCAGCAGCGTTATCTACTTCAGTTTCACAATTGAATGTTGGTTGTAACGGCCTAGCTTCGGGATCAGCAACTGTTACTGTAACAGGAGGAGTTTCTCCATATACATATTCTTGGTATCCATCTGGAGGAATTACAGCAACAGCTTCAAATTTAGTAGCTGGAAATTATTCCTGTGTTGTAACTGATAGTAATGGATGTACAGTGACTCGAAACATTACAATTTCTCAAGCTCCAATATTAAGTGCAACTACATCAAAAGTAGATGTAAAATGTAATGCAGATAATACCGGTTCTGCTACAGTTTCTGTAACAGGAGGAAATCCATCATATTCTTATTTATGGTCCAATGGAGAAACAACCCCAACGGCAAGTAATTTAGCTGCAGGAAGTTATTCTTGTACTATCACAGATGCTAACGGATGTAGTTTAGTTAAAAATTTTACAATTAATCAGCCATCTGTTTTAAGCGCTACGGTGTCTCAAACTAATGTGATCTGTTTCGGACAAGCAACAGGTTCGGCTTCGGTTACTGTTTCAGGAGGAGTTTCGCCATACACGTATTCTTGGTCTCCATCTGGTGGAAACTTTGCTTCAGCAAATAACCTAGTTGCAGGAACTTATACATGTACTATAACAGATACTAATGATTGTATTTTAGTTAAAACTTTTACAATCAGCGAATCAGAACAGATACCAACTCCAATATCGAATGCAGGACCTAGTACAGCTAGTATTTGTGCAGGCTTGACCTATCAAACTGATGGTACAGCAAGTGGAGGTGTTATTTTATGGACATCAAGTGGCTCAGGTACTTTTGATAGTCCTGCAAGCGCCAATGCTATTTATACACCAAGTGCTGCTGACAAAGCTACAGGAACGGTTGTGTTGACGATGACAGTTACTCCTCCTGGGAATTGTAACATTCCTACAGCTTCTGATAGTGTAGTATTAACGATTTATCCAGTTTCTGCTGGGGGAATTGTTGCAGGAACTTCAACGGTATGTACTGGAACTAATAGTACAACTTTGAAATTATCAGAATATACAGGAAGTATTCAATGGCAATCTTCAACTAATAACAGTACGTTTGAAGATATTCCATCGGCAAATGCGGCTACTTATACAGTGTCAAATTTGACTACTACAACTTATTATAGAGCAGTATTGACTAGCGGAGTTTGCTCTTCTTCGGAATCTTCAGTAGCTACTATTACGGTTAGCCCTTCTTCGGTAGCTGGTGTTATTTCTGGAGGGACTTCAGTATGTTCAGGAACAAACAGCACAACATTGTCATTGGCAGGGAATTTGGGAGCTATTCAATGGCAATCTTCTACTGATAATGTTACGTTTAATGATATTGTTGGAGCTACTTCGACTACTTATTCAGCAACAAATTTAACTACAACTAAATATTATAGAGTTGCAGTAAGAAATAGTGTTTGCTCAGTTGCATATTCCACTTCAGCAATAATTGCTGTGAATCCTATTCCAGTTGCTGATGCAGGGCCTGCTACTACAATTATATGTGGAGGTTCTCCATTTACAGCTTCTGCAAATGCACAAAATGGTACTGTCATCTGGTCTATTGTTTCAGGAACAGGAACTTTTGCTAATGCAACAATCGCAAATGCAATATATACACCAAGTATTGCGGATATTGCAAATGGAAGTGTAACACTAAGAATGACTGTTACAGGGTCGTCATTAGGATGTGGGGAAAATTCAGCTTCTGACACCATAGTGATAAATATTAACGCTCCAGCTGCTCCAACTGCAAATGCTACACAAAATATTTGTTATGCGGGTAGTCCTAAAGTGAGTAATTTAAAAACAACTATGGGATTAGGAGTTAAATGGTATTTAAATTCGATAGGCGGTTCTGCATTAGATCCTAATACTAATTTAGTATCTGGAACTACTTATTATGGAACACAAACTGTTTCAGGATGCGAAAGTATTGCAAGAACAGCAGTTTATGTGAATCTTACATGTGCATTAACCGCTGTAACAGATAATTTTACTCCAATAAATGGATACACTGGAGGAATAACTCCTTCGGTATTGAATAATGATTTGTTAAACGGAGCCCAAGTTGTTCCTTCTGAAATTATACTTTCAGGGGTTACAATACCGTCAGGATTTGTCTTGAATGCTAATGGAACAGTCACGGTGCTTCCAGGAACAGCTTCAGGTGTTTATAATTTGACTTATAAAATATGTGAAGTTGCAAATCCGTCTAACTGTAGTCAAGTTGTAACGAATATAGTTGTTTCTACAACAACTATTATCGCTCAAAGTGATGCCTTCGGTCCTTTAAATGGAGTGAAAGGAGAGACAACATTATCTGTATTGAATAATGATTACTTAAATAGTGTTATAGTATCACCTTTAGAGATTAACCTTTCTGCTGTAATTACACCTTCGGGATTAACCTTAAATGCAAATGGAACAATTACTATTGCTCCAGGAACACCTTCAGGAATATATGAACTTAAGTATAAAATAGCTGAAAAATTAAACCCTACTAATACGAGTCAAACTATTGCAGCGATTACTGTTGGAGCTTGTTTAGATTTTCCAATTAATGATTGCGATGGAGATGGTGTTACAAATGGACAGGAGTTAATTGATGCTACTGACCCAAGCGATGCATGTTCTCTTAAATTTGCTTCTCAAACAGTTGAGACTCTTACGGCTTGGAATGATGCTGATTGTGATGGAGATGGAGTGACTAATGCACAAGAAGTAATCGATGGAACAGATCCTACTGATATGTGTGCTTTCATATTTTCTAACAGTACAGTGTCAACATTAGCGGTTTGGAATAATTCAGATTGCGATGGTGATGGAGTTAAAAATGGTCAAGAAGTTATTGACGCTACTGATCCAAATGATTTATGCTCATTAAATCCAGTACATATTTCTGAAGAAACAAGTTTGGCTTGGAATAATGCAGATTGTGATGGAGACGGTGTTAAAAATAATCAAGAAATTCTTGACGGAACGAACCCAACAGATTTATGTTCATTCAATCCAAATCATATCACCCTAGCAACAACTAGTGCATGGAAAGCTGCTGATTGTGATGGTGATGGTGTTACAAATGGACA